The Blattabacterium cuenoti genome includes a region encoding these proteins:
- the eno gene encoding phosphopyruvate hydratase produces MSKIKKIKARQILDSRGNPTVEVDVITEKNVFGRASVPSGASKGEHEAFELRDNQKDVFFGKGVLKAVQNVNNIIYPELIGKSIFDQVYIDKLMLELDGTVNKKRLGSNSILAISLAVARAASNELKIPLYKYLGGVYTNKLPTPLINIVNGGRHSNSPIAFQEFMIVPVKSNSFMEALQMGHKVFYQLKNLLHKKGFSTSVGDEGGFSPNFDGIEDVLDHILEAIHMANYEPYDQIGIAIDCAASEFYKDNQYDYSKFEKKTETSEKSKEEHVHYLSYLIKRYPIISIEDGMDQNDWEGWKLLTDEMGDKIQLVGDDLFVTQVCKLNEGIKKKIANSILIKVNQVGTLTETIETINLAKKNKYKNIISHRSGETEDSFIADFSVALNIEQIKTGSICRSERISKYNQLLRIEETLGQYSFYSGWNQT; encoded by the coding sequence ATGAGTAAAATAAAAAAAATTAAGGCAAGACAAATATTAGATTCAAGAGGAAATCCTACTGTTGAAGTGGATGTAATAACAGAAAAAAATGTGTTTGGACGTGCTTCTGTTCCGTCTGGAGCTTCAAAAGGAGAACATGAGGCCTTTGAATTACGTGATAATCAAAAAGATGTTTTTTTTGGAAAAGGAGTATTGAAAGCTGTTCAGAATGTTAATAATATTATTTATCCTGAATTAATTGGAAAATCTATATTTGATCAAGTTTATATTGATAAACTGATGTTAGAATTAGATGGGACAGTTAATAAAAAAAGATTGGGTTCTAATTCAATTTTAGCTATCTCATTAGCAGTGGCGAGAGCTGCATCTAATGAACTAAAAATTCCTCTTTATAAATATTTAGGAGGAGTTTATACGAATAAACTGCCTACTCCTTTAATTAATATTGTAAACGGAGGAAGACATTCCAATTCTCCTATAGCTTTTCAAGAATTTATGATAGTTCCTGTTAAGTCTAATAGTTTTATGGAAGCACTTCAAATGGGACATAAGGTTTTTTATCAATTAAAAAATCTTTTACATAAAAAAGGTTTTTCAACAAGTGTTGGTGATGAAGGAGGTTTTTCTCCTAATTTTGATGGAATAGAAGATGTTTTGGATCATATATTAGAAGCTATACATATGGCGAATTATGAACCTTATGATCAAATAGGAATAGCTATAGATTGTGCTGCATCTGAATTTTATAAAGATAATCAATATGACTATTCTAAATTTGAAAAAAAAACAGAAACTTCAGAAAAGTCTAAAGAAGAACATGTTCATTATTTATCCTATTTAATTAAAAGATATCCAATTATATCTATTGAAGATGGAATGGATCAAAATGATTGGGAAGGGTGGAAATTATTAACGGATGAAATGGGAGACAAGATTCAATTAGTAGGAGATGATCTTTTTGTTACTCAAGTTTGCAAACTAAATGAAGGAATCAAAAAGAAAATAGCAAATTCTATTCTTATAAAAGTTAATCAAGTAGGAACATTAACAGAAACAATTGAAACAATTAATTTGGCTAAAAAGAACAAGTATAAGAATATTATATCTCATCGTTCTGGAGAAACAGAGGATTCTTTCATAGCAGATTTTTCTGTTGCATTAAATATTGAACAAATCAAAACAGGTTCTATTTGTCGTTCTGAAAGAATTTCAAAATACAATCAATTATTACGCATTGAAGAAACGCTTGGTCAATATTCTTTTTATTCAGGATGGAATCAAACATAA
- the rplQ gene encoding 50S ribosomal protein L17, with protein MNHRNKNNHLGRKYGHRKSILSNLASSLIKKKRIFTTLAKAKALKKYVEPIIRKSKIHTTHSKRNIFSSLRDKTAVSELFKNVFDKVRVRPGGYTRIIKTGFRIGDQASLSFIELVDFNKIYTSKKIIKSVRRSRKKNE; from the coding sequence ATGAATCATAGGAATAAGAATAATCATTTAGGAAGAAAATATGGACATCGAAAATCTATTCTTTCTAATCTTGCTTCTTCTTTAATTAAGAAAAAAAGAATTTTTACAACTTTAGCCAAAGCTAAAGCTCTAAAAAAATATGTTGAACCTATTATTAGAAAATCTAAAATCCACACAACTCATTCTAAAAGAAATATTTTTTCGTCTCTAAGAGATAAGACAGCAGTTTCAGAATTGTTTAAAAATGTTTTTGATAAAGTTCGTGTCCGTCCTGGTGGATATACTAGAATTATAAAGACTGGATTTCGTATTGGAGATCAAGCCTCTCTTTCTTTTATTGAATTAGTAGATTTTAATAAGATTTATACATCTAAGAAAATAATAAAATCTGTAAGACGCAGTAGAAAAAAAAATGAATAA
- a CDS encoding DNA-directed RNA polymerase subunit alpha: MAILDFVKPDRIAMSEFSDNKGVFHLKPLEPGYGITLGNALRRVLLGSLKGFAVTSIRIKGVKYEFSTIEGVVEDVTEIILNFKKIRLKRKVTGIHKEVVNASIHHGKQVTGGILNKFISGFQILNDDLIICNKEESVSLEISFTIEEGRGYVPAEENKRNNDDLIGTIPIDSIYTPIRNVKYTIENCRVGQKIDFENLSLEIKTDGSICPKSALMEASKILIQYFSIFSYDKIGKKKQEEIKKDKKYDEEFLRMRTLLKSRLIDMDLSVRTKNCLKSASVETIADLVSCNRNNMLKMRNFGKKSLDELESKMKEKGLYFGMDILEYRLLNNKE, translated from the coding sequence ATGGCTATTCTAGATTTTGTTAAACCTGATAGAATTGCAATGTCTGAGTTTTCAGATAACAAAGGTGTTTTTCATTTAAAACCGTTAGAACCTGGATATGGAATTACTTTAGGAAATGCATTGAGAAGAGTTTTATTAGGATCTTTAAAAGGTTTTGCAGTTACTTCTATTCGAATTAAAGGAGTTAAATATGAATTTTCTACTATAGAAGGTGTAGTTGAGGATGTGACTGAAATAATTTTAAATTTTAAAAAAATTCGTTTAAAAAGAAAAGTAACAGGAATTCATAAAGAAGTAGTTAATGCATCTATTCATCATGGGAAACAGGTAACGGGAGGGATTCTGAATAAATTTATTTCTGGATTTCAAATTTTAAACGATGATTTGATTATTTGTAATAAAGAAGAATCTGTGAGTCTAGAAATTAGTTTCACAATTGAAGAAGGAAGAGGTTATGTTCCTGCAGAAGAAAATAAGAGGAATAATGATGATTTGATTGGAACAATTCCTATAGATTCTATTTATACTCCTATTAGAAATGTAAAATATACAATAGAAAATTGTCGAGTTGGTCAAAAGATTGATTTTGAGAATCTTTCATTAGAAATTAAAACGGATGGTTCTATTTGTCCAAAATCAGCTTTAATGGAAGCATCTAAAATATTAATTCAATATTTTTCTATTTTTTCTTATGATAAAATAGGAAAAAAGAAACAAGAAGAAATCAAAAAAGATAAAAAATATGATGAAGAATTTTTACGAATGCGTACTTTGTTAAAATCTAGGTTAATCGATATGGATTTATCTGTTCGTACAAAAAATTGTTTAAAATCTGCATCTGTAGAAACTATTGCAGATTTGGTCAGTTGTAATCGAAATAATATGTTGAAGATGAGGAATTTTGGGAAAAAATCCTTAGACGAGTTGGAAAGTAAAATGAAGGAAAAAGGATTATATTTTGGAATGGATATCTTAGAATATAGATTATTAAATAATAAAGAATAA
- the rpsD gene encoding 30S ribosomal protein S4 has translation MAKYIGPKTKISRRFGECIYGEDKYFERRKYPSGQHGNNRRRGKRSEYFIQLIEKQKAKYTYGILENQFERLFFEAARKKGITGELLLQACESRLDNIVFRLKLAPSRSSARQIVSHRHIVVNNHIVNIPSFRLKPGDKIGVKEKSKKHPVILDCIQKKAGSLVEWLIFDEKNMFGIFRVMPKRTQIPENIKEQLIVELYSK, from the coding sequence ATGGCAAAATACATAGGACCTAAAACTAAAATTTCTAGAAGATTTGGAGAATGTATTTATGGAGAAGATAAATATTTTGAAAGAAGAAAGTATCCATCTGGACAACATGGAAATAATCGTCGTAGAGGAAAACGTTCAGAATATTTTATACAGTTGATAGAAAAACAAAAAGCAAAATATACTTACGGAATATTAGAAAATCAGTTTGAAAGGTTATTTTTTGAAGCTGCAAGAAAAAAAGGAATTACTGGAGAATTGTTATTGCAAGCATGTGAAAGCCGTCTCGACAATATAGTTTTTAGATTAAAACTTGCTCCATCTAGATCTTCTGCACGTCAAATTGTTTCACATAGGCATATTGTTGTGAATAATCATATAGTTAATATTCCATCTTTTAGATTAAAACCAGGAGATAAAATAGGAGTAAAAGAAAAATCTAAAAAACATCCAGTTATATTGGATTGTATACAAAAAAAAGCAGGATCATTAGTTGAATGGTTAATTTTTGATGAAAAAAATATGTTTGGTATATTTAGAGTGATGCCGAAGAGGACACAAATTCCTGAAAATATTAAAGAACAACTTATTGTTGAATTATATTCAAAATAG
- the rpsK gene encoding 30S ribosomal protein S11, which produces MAKSSLGKKRSVVVDSLGEAHIQSTFNNIIITLTNKKGEVIAWSSAGKMNFKGSKKNTPYAAQMAAENVAKEGINAGIKKVEVKVKGPGAGRDAAIRALSNSGIIVTMIKDITPLPHNGCRPPKRRRV; this is translated from the coding sequence ATGGCAAAATCATCATTGGGGAAAAAAAGATCTGTAGTTGTAGATTCTTTAGGGGAAGCTCATATTCAATCCACTTTTAATAATATTATTATAACGTTAACAAATAAAAAAGGGGAAGTCATAGCATGGTCTTCTGCTGGTAAAATGAATTTTAAAGGATCTAAAAAAAATACACCGTATGCAGCACAAATGGCCGCAGAAAATGTAGCAAAAGAAGGGATAAATGCTGGAATCAAAAAAGTTGAAGTAAAAGTCAAGGGACCTGGAGCAGGGAGAGATGCAGCTATACGAGCTTTAAGTAATTCTGGAATTATAGTAACAATGATAAAAGATATAACTCCATTGCCGCATAATGGATGTCGTCCTCCTAAAAGAAGAAGAGTTTAA
- the rpsM gene encoding 30S ribosomal protein S13: MAVRISGVDIPRSKRGVIGLTYLYGIGVSLSKLILCSVGIDENKKVENWSDDDISKIRKYISNNIKIEGELRSDIQFNIKRLMDIGCYIGTRHRKGLPLRGQKTKNNCRTRKGRKKTVANKKKVTK; this comes from the coding sequence ATGGCTGTTCGAATTTCAGGGGTAGATATTCCTAGATCTAAAAGAGGTGTTATAGGTCTTACCTATTTATATGGAATAGGGGTAAGTTTGTCAAAACTAATTTTGTGTTCTGTTGGAATAGATGAAAATAAAAAAGTAGAGAATTGGTCTGATGATGATATTAGCAAAATCAGAAAATATATATCTAATAATATAAAGATTGAAGGAGAATTAAGATCTGATATACAATTTAATATCAAAAGATTGATGGATATAGGTTGTTATATAGGAACAAGACATAGAAAAGGGTTACCTCTAAGGGGTCAAAAAACAAAAAACAATTGTAGGACTAGAAAAGGAAGAAAAAAAACTGTAGCAAATAAAAAAAAGGTTACAAAGTAA
- the rpmJ gene encoding 50S ribosomal protein L36 encodes MKVRASLKKRTGNCKIVSRKGRLRIINKKNPRFKQKQG; translated from the coding sequence ATGAAAGTCAGAGCTTCTTTAAAAAAAAGAACTGGAAATTGTAAAATTGTCAGTCGAAAAGGACGTTTGCGAATTATTAACAAAAAAAATCCTAGATTTAAACAGAAACAGGGTTAA
- the infA gene encoding translation initiation factor IF-1, with protein sequence MAKQKHIEVDGTIVESSPNAMFRVELENGCIVKAHISGKMRMHYIKILPGDKVRLEMSSYDLERGRITYRY encoded by the coding sequence ATGGCTAAACAAAAGCATATTGAAGTAGATGGAACCATTGTAGAATCGTCTCCAAATGCAATGTTTCGTGTTGAATTGGAAAACGGATGTATTGTTAAAGCTCATATATCCGGAAAAATGAGAATGCATTATATAAAAATATTGCCAGGAGATAAAGTGAGGTTAGAGATGTCTTCTTATGATTTAGAAAGAGGGAGGATAACTTATAGATATTAA
- the secY gene encoding preprotein translocase subunit SecY, with translation MDNFLTSFHHIWNIKELRRKIVITLSLLLVYRFGAYIPLPGINPLGISDFMEKFNSGSKGLMQILSSFTGGAFNRASVLALGIMPYISASIIIQLMCIIIPYLQKLQRDGESGRKQINFITRWLTVGICLIQAPVYLISLTQKFIPFSSNSFSKTYLIDINTFYGKSMFWVIGIIILTSGTLFTMWLGDKITDKGIGNGISLIIMSGIIARFPDAIAKEIFSKLEIGNGGLIVLFLEFLLWLLVILFSIVIIQAIRKIPVQYVSHYKSLGLGSQLIHKKHQYLPLKMTAAGVMPIIFSQSIMLFPLTFSDYVRNVKIKNFFHLFQDIYGLWYNLTISLLVIVFTFFYTAITIPVNQMADDLKRNGGHIPRIKPGKETAEYIDDVLSKITFPGAFLLAIIAIFPSIVFRIGVTQNFALFYGGTSLLIVVGVILDVSQQVNIHLLNYHYDGLMMMKNRSGRYTRL, from the coding sequence ATGGATAATTTTTTAACATCTTTTCATCATATTTGGAACATTAAAGAATTGCGAAGAAAAATAGTAATAACTCTAAGTTTATTGTTGGTATATCGTTTTGGTGCTTATATCCCTCTTCCAGGAATTAATCCTTTGGGAATTAGTGATTTTATGGAAAAATTTAATTCAGGATCTAAAGGATTAATGCAAATTTTATCCTCTTTTACTGGAGGAGCTTTTAATCGTGCTTCAGTTTTAGCTTTAGGAATTATGCCTTATATATCTGCTTCTATCATTATTCAATTAATGTGTATAATTATTCCCTACTTACAAAAATTGCAAAGAGATGGAGAAAGTGGTAGAAAACAAATTAATTTTATTACAAGATGGTTAACAGTCGGGATATGTTTAATACAAGCCCCTGTTTATCTCATTTCTTTAACCCAAAAATTCATTCCTTTTTCATCAAATTCTTTTTCTAAAACTTATTTAATTGATATAAATACTTTTTATGGAAAAAGTATGTTTTGGGTTATAGGAATAATAATTTTGACATCTGGAACTTTATTTACTATGTGGTTAGGAGATAAAATTACAGATAAAGGGATAGGGAACGGAATTTCCTTAATAATTATGTCTGGAATAATAGCACGTTTTCCTGATGCTATAGCTAAAGAAATTTTTAGCAAACTGGAAATTGGAAATGGAGGATTAATAGTATTATTTCTTGAATTTTTATTATGGTTATTAGTTATTTTATTTTCTATTGTAATTATTCAAGCCATTAGGAAGATTCCAGTTCAATATGTTTCCCATTATAAATCTTTGGGGTTGGGTTCTCAATTAATTCACAAAAAACATCAGTATCTTCCTCTTAAGATGACTGCTGCTGGAGTTATGCCTATTATATTTTCTCAATCTATTATGCTTTTTCCTTTAACTTTTTCTGATTATGTAAGAAATGTAAAAATTAAAAATTTTTTTCATCTTTTTCAAGATATTTATGGATTATGGTACAATTTGACTATTTCTTTGTTGGTAATAGTATTTACTTTTTTTTATACAGCTATTACAATTCCAGTAAATCAAATGGCTGATGATTTGAAAAGAAATGGAGGTCATATACCAAGAATTAAACCAGGGAAAGAAACTGCTGAATACATAGATGATGTTTTATCTAAAATTACGTTTCCTGGAGCTTTTTTGTTGGCTATAATAGCTATTTTTCCATCTATAGTTTTTCGGATAGGAGTAACTCAAAATTTTGCATTATTTTATGGAGGAACTTCATTGTTAATTGTAGTAGGAGTTATTTTGGATGTTTCACAACAAGTGAATATTCATTTACTAAATTATCATTATGATGGGTTGATGATGATGAAAAATCGTAGTGGAAGATATACTAGATTATAA
- the rplO gene encoding 50S ribosomal protein L15, which yields MDEKITSRNINQLSPKNGSNKKKLRLGRGQGSGKGGTCGRGHKGAKSRSGFSKKRGFEGGQMPLQRRIPKFGFRRHFLRKKFSLINLDTIQNYVNQGKIQDLIDQKVLLKNNLSKKNNPVKILGRGELCASLKIYASKFSKKALLSIQKTGGEALSIS from the coding sequence ATGGATGAAAAAATTACTTCAAGAAATATTAATCAATTGTCTCCAAAAAATGGATCTAATAAAAAAAAATTAAGATTGGGAAGAGGGCAAGGATCTGGAAAAGGTGGGACTTGTGGAAGAGGACATAAAGGAGCGAAATCTAGGTCTGGATTTTCCAAAAAAAGAGGTTTTGAAGGAGGACAAATGCCTCTTCAAAGAAGAATTCCTAAATTTGGATTTAGAAGACATTTTTTGAGAAAAAAATTTTCTTTGATTAATTTGGATACAATTCAAAATTATGTGAATCAAGGAAAAATTCAAGATCTTATTGATCAAAAAGTTTTATTAAAAAATAATTTATCAAAAAAGAATAATCCGGTTAAAATATTGGGAAGGGGTGAATTGTGTGCTTCATTAAAGATATATGCATCTAAGTTTAGTAAAAAAGCCTTGTTATCTATCCAAAAAACAGGTGGGGAAGCTTTATCTATATCATGA
- the rpsE gene encoding 30S ribosomal protein S5 — MASDKRIKYTGLELKEKLVGVTRVCKVTKGRRYFSFSAIVVKGNENGIVGYGFGKSKEAPDAIHKAGEQAKRNLCKVCISNGTIPHDQEAKYGGAHILIRPASDGTGIIAGGPLKAVLEAAGLRNVLSKSKGSSNHHNVIKATIKALSNMRDVHIIAKQRGITIKKVYNG; from the coding sequence ATGGCATCGGATAAAAGAATAAAATATACAGGATTAGAATTAAAAGAAAAATTAGTTGGAGTAACGAGAGTCTGTAAGGTTACTAAAGGAAGAAGATATTTTAGTTTTAGTGCTATTGTTGTTAAAGGGAATGAAAATGGGATAGTAGGTTATGGTTTTGGAAAATCCAAAGAGGCTCCTGATGCAATTCACAAAGCTGGAGAACAAGCTAAAAGGAACCTTTGTAAGGTTTGCATTTCTAATGGAACTATTCCTCATGATCAAGAAGCTAAATATGGAGGGGCTCATATTCTCATTCGACCAGCATCTGATGGAACTGGAATTATAGCAGGCGGACCTTTGAAGGCTGTTCTTGAAGCTGCAGGATTAAGAAACGTTTTGTCAAAATCTAAAGGATCTTCTAATCACCATAATGTTATTAAAGCTACTATTAAAGCATTGAGTAATATGAGAGATGTTCATATTATTGCAAAACAGAGAGGAATTACCATTAAAAAAGTATATAATGGATGA
- the rplR gene encoding 50S ribosomal protein L18: protein MKKKKSKRIFGKSGRPRISIFRSNKGIYAQIIDDETGKTLVSSSSREKIFSHYKETKIELSNEVGKLLGNRAKKLKIKKLVFDKGRYLYHGRVKSLAEGIREVGLEF, encoded by the coding sequence ATGAAAAAGAAAAAATCAAAAAGAATTTTTGGAAAATCAGGACGACCTAGAATTTCTATCTTTAGAAGTAACAAAGGAATTTATGCACAAATTATAGATGATGAAACCGGAAAAACTTTGGTTTCATCATCATCAAGAGAAAAAATATTTTCTCATTATAAAGAAACAAAAATAGAGTTATCTAATGAAGTAGGTAAATTACTGGGAAATAGAGCTAAAAAATTGAAAATAAAAAAATTAGTTTTTGACAAAGGAAGATATTTATATCATGGGAGAGTGAAATCTTTAGCTGAAGGAATTAGAGAAGTTGGATTAGAATTTTAG
- the rplF gene encoding 50S ribosomal protein L6, with product MSRIGKKPIFIPENVNVKIFDNKILVKGILGSLSQKISKKLKFIFHENQLIITRNQKDKESKSLHGLYRVLINNMIVGVTKGFMKELELVGIGYRASYKENILDLNLGFSHNIMMQIPEEVHIEIESEKGKNTILILKSHDKQLLGMISAKIRSLRVPEPYKGKGIRYLKEEVRRKSGKSA from the coding sequence ATGTCTAGAATTGGGAAAAAACCTATTTTTATTCCTGAAAATGTGAATGTAAAAATATTTGATAATAAAATATTAGTGAAAGGAATTTTAGGATCTTTGAGTCAAAAAATTTCTAAAAAACTGAAATTTATTTTTCATGAAAATCAATTAATAATTACTAGAAATCAAAAAGATAAGGAATCTAAATCTTTGCATGGATTGTATCGTGTTTTAATTAACAATATGATTGTAGGAGTGACAAAAGGATTTATGAAAGAATTAGAATTAGTAGGAATTGGATATAGAGCTTCTTATAAAGAAAACATTTTGGATCTGAATTTAGGTTTTTCTCATAATATTATGATGCAGATTCCTGAGGAAGTTCATATAGAGATAGAATCTGAAAAAGGAAAAAATACTATTCTAATTTTGAAATCTCATGATAAACAACTTTTGGGGATGATAAGTGCTAAAATTAGATCTTTGAGAGTTCCTGAGCCTTATAAAGGTAAAGGAATAAGGTATTTAAAAGAAGAAGTTCGTAGAAAATCAGGAAAATCAGCTTAA
- the rpsH gene encoding 30S ribosomal protein S8 — MDPIADFLTRIRNASLAKHRFLEVTSSKIKKEIANVLLEDGYILSYKIEKDKKTIKIALKYYQEKISVIQQIIRISKPGLRIYCKYKNLPRVLNGLGIAIISTSNGVITDKQARKKRIGGEILCYVY; from the coding sequence ATGGATCCAATTGCTGATTTTTTAACTAGAATTAGAAATGCTAGTTTAGCAAAACATAGATTTTTAGAAGTTACTTCTTCTAAGATAAAAAAAGAAATTGCTAATGTTTTGTTAGAAGATGGGTATATTTTGAGTTATAAGATAGAAAAGGATAAAAAAACTATTAAAATAGCTTTAAAATACTATCAAGAAAAAATTTCTGTTATTCAACAAATAATCAGAATAAGTAAACCAGGACTTAGGATATATTGTAAGTATAAAAATTTACCTCGTGTTTTAAATGGATTAGGAATAGCTATAATTTCTACTTCTAATGGAGTAATAACAGATAAACAAGCAAGAAAAAAAAGAATAGGTGGAGAAATTCTGTGTTATGTGTATTGA
- the rpsN gene encoding 30S ribosomal protein S14, producing the protein MAKESVKARQRKREKMVMKYANKRKNLKKSKSYELLQKLPKDASPVRLRNRCSITGRCRGYMRQFGVSRIVFRNLVSQGLIPGVKKASW; encoded by the coding sequence ATGGCTAAAGAATCAGTCAAAGCAAGACAAAGAAAAAGAGAGAAAATGGTAATGAAATATGCAAATAAAAGAAAAAATCTAAAAAAATCAAAAAGTTATGAACTTTTGCAAAAGTTACCTAAAGATGCATCTCCTGTTCGTTTAAGAAATAGATGTTCTATTACTGGAAGGTGTAGGGGGTATATGCGTCAATTTGGTGTTTCTCGTATTGTTTTTAGAAATTTAGTTTCTCAGGGACTAATCCCTGGTGTTAAAAAAGCTAGTTGGTAG
- the rplE gene encoding 50S ribosomal protein L5 has translation MIYLSRLQKLYNKEIVPNLIKKFGYRSIMEVPKLKKIVVHQGIGLSVIDKKIIDFSIKEITDITGQKAIFCYSKHDESGFKLRKGMPIGVKVTLRRIKMFEFLERLIVVSLPRVRDFNGVKESSFDGRGNYNMGITEQVIYPEINIDKIKKNMGMNITFVTSAKNDAEAKSLLSFFGIPFNNKNKNG, from the coding sequence ATGATTTATCTATCTAGATTGCAAAAATTGTATAATAAAGAAATAGTTCCTAATTTAATCAAAAAATTTGGATATAGATCTATTATGGAAGTTCCCAAATTAAAAAAAATAGTGGTTCATCAAGGAATTGGTTTATCTGTTATAGATAAAAAAATAATAGATTTTTCTATAAAAGAAATAACAGACATAACAGGACAAAAAGCTATTTTTTGTTATTCTAAACATGATGAGTCTGGGTTTAAACTAAGAAAAGGAATGCCTATAGGAGTAAAAGTTACTTTACGAAGAATAAAAATGTTTGAGTTCTTAGAAAGACTTATTGTAGTCTCTCTACCTAGAGTAAGGGATTTTAATGGTGTAAAAGAAAGTAGTTTCGATGGTCGTGGAAATTATAATATGGGAATTACAGAACAAGTGATTTATCCTGAAATAAATATTGATAAGATTAAAAAAAATATGGGAATGAATATTACATTTGTCACTTCTGCTAAAAATGATGCAGAAGCTAAAAGTCTTTTATCTTTTTTTGGAATACCTTTTAATAATAAAAACAAAAATGGCTAA
- the rplX gene encoding 50S ribosomal protein L24, which translates to MTRIKKEDKVLVLSGNYKGSKGVVLKVFPRKNKAIVHNLNMVKRHLKPSLKNPKGGIIKKESPIHISNLKKVKEKE; encoded by the coding sequence ATGACAAGAATCAAAAAAGAAGATAAAGTATTAGTTTTGTCAGGAAATTATAAAGGGAGTAAAGGAGTCGTTTTGAAAGTTTTTCCTAGAAAAAATAAAGCTATTGTACATAATTTAAATATGGTAAAGAGACATTTAAAACCTAGTTTGAAAAATCCTAAAGGAGGAATTATAAAAAAAGAATCTCCCATTCATATATCTAACTTAAAAAAAGTGAAAGAAAAAGAATGA
- the rplN gene encoding 50S ribosomal protein L14, whose translation MLQQESICKVSDNTGAKEALIIRVLGGTKRRYASLGDSIVVTIKVSVSGGSTVKKGQVSKAVIIRTKNRTRRKDGSYISFDDNACVLINASGEMIGTRVFGPVARELREKEYMKIISLAQEVL comes from the coding sequence ATGTTGCAACAAGAGTCTATTTGTAAAGTATCGGATAATACAGGAGCTAAAGAAGCTTTGATTATTAGAGTATTAGGAGGAACAAAAAGAAGATATGCTTCTCTAGGAGATTCCATAGTTGTTACTATAAAAGTATCTGTTTCTGGAGGAAGTACAGTAAAAAAAGGTCAAGTATCTAAAGCTGTGATTATTAGAACAAAAAATAGAACGAGAAGAAAAGATGGATCTTATATAAGTTTTGATGATAATGCTTGTGTATTAATTAATGCTTCTGGAGAAATGATAGGAACAAGAGTTTTTGGTCCTGTGGCAAGAGAACTTAGAGAAAAAGAATATATGAAAATTATATCTTTAGCACAAGAAGTATTGTGA
- the rpsQ gene encoding 30S ribosomal protein S17, with product MIVEHKKSIVRNRRKQKQGTVISDKMNKTVVVSEVKKIKHRYYGKSVIKKKKYMVHDEKNISKNGDKVSIMEIRPISRKKCWRLVSILEKSK from the coding sequence ATGATAGTAGAACATAAAAAATCCATTGTTCGTAATAGAAGGAAACAGAAACAAGGAACTGTCATAAGTGATAAAATGAATAAAACTGTTGTAGTTTCTGAAGTTAAAAAAATAAAACACAGATATTATGGTAAAAGTGTTATAAAGAAAAAAAAATATATGGTTCATGATGAAAAAAATATTTCTAAAAATGGAGATAAAGTTAGTATTATGGAAATACGTCCTATAAGTAGGAAAAAATGTTGGAGATTAGTATCCATATTAGAAAAATCTAAATGA
- the rpmC gene encoding 50S ribosomal protein L29 has translation MKDSDIKTLSIDNLIQEIEIYENNYQNIKFSHSVRINKNPMIIRFMRKKIARLKTELNKKINDSRT, from the coding sequence ATGAAAGATTCAGATATTAAAACTTTATCAATTGATAATTTGATTCAAGAAATCGAAATTTATGAAAATAATTATCAAAATATAAAATTTTCTCATTCTGTAAGAATAAATAAAAATCCTATGATCATTAGATTTATGAGAAAGAAAATTGCTAGATTGAAAACAGAGTTAAATAAAAAAATAAATGATAGTAGAACATAA